The following coding sequences lie in one Kryptolebias marmoratus isolate JLee-2015 linkage group LG5, ASM164957v2, whole genome shotgun sequence genomic window:
- the nedd9 gene encoding enhancer of filamentation 1 isoform X2, translating to MKYKVVTPTRVGQSYTFSPGQNNQQNIYDVPPSRSQGVYDVPPGQMFPGQPGGARNQAVYDILPSQADPRTHCVYDVPPSSEGVYSVPPCRTNAAPQEGNYDFPQPLKHKQEGIYDVPPPALTKPAHSPQSHYDFPPSVDSPAQRQHPNANGNEGIYDVPPPAALQQDVYDFPRGPPPPQQKPAADRDGGRGIHNVPAQDARAAADVTDGVNRLSISSTGSSRSSMSTSSSSASSGSEGRLVLDVDAAVQRLYRLQQALELTVGALHSMAASPHWRTLSFMERHANDIRTVLERVRTAVGDFVAFGKGAAANATSLSDSSLHNKLRRQLGRLEDSQQILLQTFQALEGCSWAPNAMTASRQHHNKSDDLDRFIMVSRTVPDDAKQLTSTIGSNAELLFRRMDGSTPEENPLSSPPSENENYRGQTKAFPVPTGQDKDNMNNSEKCVKSWMEDYDYVHLQGKEDFERQQKELLDKENIIKQNQVPLGQDQINQFKKLEQEVIKPVENDVTQWISASSLDPPSAHLCPRDRQLLGFYSAQCEQHFVTLLSAVDAFFSCVRAGQPPRIFVAHSKFVILSAHKLVFIGDTLSRQASAPEVANRVMNSSNVLCDLLKTVVAATKMAALNYPNTAAIQEMVDRVTELSHQAQQFKEQLLQMASP from the exons GTGTACGATGTCCCACCTGGTCAGATGTTCCCAGGTCAGCCGGGTGGAGCCAGAAACCAAGCGGTCTACGACATTCTACCGTCTCAGGCGGACCCGAGAACACACTGCGTTTACGACGTTCCCCCCTCGTCTGAAGGG GTCTACTCGGTGCCACCCTGCAGGACCAACGCGGCCCCCCAGGAGGGAAACTACGACTTCCCGCAGCCTCTCAAGCACAAACAGGAAGGGATCTACGACGTCCCACCCCCTGCCCTCACCAAACCCGCCCACAGCCCCCAGTCTCATTACGATTTCCCCCCAAGCGTCGATTCTCCCGCCCAGCGCCAACACCCCAACGCCAACGGCAACGAAGGCATCTACGACGTCCCGCCCCCCGCCGCCCTTCAGCAGGACGTGTACGACTTCCCTCGGGGCCCGCCGCCCCCCCAGCAGAAACCTGCAGCCGACAGAGACGGAGGCAGGGGGATCCACAACGTCCCGGCTCAGGACGCTCGGGCGGCGGCGGACGTGACAGACGGCGTGaaccgcctgtcgatctccagCACCGGCAGCTCGCGCAGCAGCATGTCCACGTCCTCGTCCTCCGCCAGCTCCGGCTCTGAGGGACGCCTGGTGCTGGACGTGGACGCCGCTGTGCAGAGGCTGTACCGCCTGCAGCAGGCGCTGGAGCTCACGGTCGGGGCGTTGCACTCGATGGCAGCTTCGCCTCATTGGAGGACGTTATCTTTCATGGAGCGCCACGCTAACGACATCCGCACGGTGCTGGAGCGGGTCCGGACTGCCGTCGGGGACTTTGTGGCCTTCGGTAAAGGGGCGGCAGCGAACGCCACGTCCCTGTCGGACTCGAGCCTGCACAATAAGCTCAGGCGGCAGCTGGGCCGCCTGGAGGACTCGCAGCAGATCCTCCTGCAGACCTTCCAGGCCCTGGAGGGCTGCAGCTGGGCCCCGAACGCCATGACGGCGTCCCGGCAGCACCACAACAAGAGCGACGACCTGGACCGCTTCATCATGGTGTCCAGAACGGTTCCCGACGACGCCAAGCAACTGACCTCCACCATCGGCAGCAACGCCGAGCTGCTGTTCAGGCGAATGGACGGGAGCACACCTGAGGAGAACCCGCTGAGCTCCCCCCCCTCCGAGAACGAGAACTACCGGGGCCAGACGAAGGCCTTCCCCGTCCCCACCGGCCAGGACAAAGACAACATGAACAACAGCGAGAAGTGCGTGAAAAGCTGGATGGAGGACTACGACTACGTCCATCTGCAG GGTAAAGAAGACTTTGAACGCCAGCAGAAGGAGCTGCTGGACAAAGAGAACATCATCAAGCAGAACCAGGTTCCTCTGGGCCAGGACCAG ATTAACCAGTTTAAGAAGctggaacaggaagtgatcaAACCCGTGGAGAACGACGTCACGCAGTGGATCAGTGCCTCGTCGTTGGACCCGCCCTCCGCCCACCTGTGTCCTCGGGACCGCCAGCTGCTCGGCTTCTACTCGGCGCAGTGCGAGCAGCACTTCGTCACGCTCCTCAGCGCCGTGGACGCCTTCTTCAGCTGCGTCCGAGCCGGACAGCCCCCCCGCATCTTCGTCGCTCACAGCAAGTTCGTCATCCTCAGCGCCCACAAGCTGGTCTTCATCGGGGACACGCTGTCCCGGCAGGCGTCCGCCCCCGAGGTGGCCAACAGGGTGATGAACTCCAGCAACGTGCTGTGCGACCTGCTGAAGACGGTGGTGGCCGCCACAAAGATGGCCGCCCTGAACTACCCGAACACGGCGGCCATCCAGGAGATGGTGGACCGGGTGACGGAGCTGTCGCACCAGGCGCAGCAGTTcaaggagcagctgctgcagatggcCTCGCCGTGA